Proteins encoded together in one Solanum lycopersicum chromosome 7, SLM_r2.1 window:
- the LOC104648550 gene encoding putative lipid-transfer protein DIR1, with amino-acid sequence MAKSYSTMIFLLFALIITVQIATINAAETPEVICKVTINDLMLCLPAVMGKRPPKPTPDCCAVLRKADLQCMCNQKSELGKFGISPEAAMNLPKQCKIKVPDGC; translated from the coding sequence ATGGCTAAATCATATAGTACAatgatttttttgctttttgcACTGATTATCACAGTACAAATTGCAACAATAAATGCTGCAGAAACACCAGAAGTTATTTGCAAGGTCACAATCAATGACCTTATGCTATGTTTACCTGCAGTAATGGGGAAGAGACCTCCGAAACCGACGCCGGATTGTTGCGCAGTGCTACGCAAGGCTGATTTACAGTGTATGTGCAACCAGAAATCTGAGTTGGGGAAATTTGGAATCAGTCCTGAAGCTGCAATGAATCTGCCTAAGCAATGTAAAATTAAGGTTCCCGATGGATGTTAA
- the LOC138337032 gene encoding uncharacterized protein, translating to MTINTNSNVTTTNIPRIDSSSPLYMHPSDNPGAMLVSNLFDGVGYRSWRRGVLRSLSVKNKLGFINGECEKPASSSPNFRLWERCDNMVTSWILNSLGKEIADSVEYVNDAAELWRELEDRYDQTNGVKLYQIQKEINDMSQGVSDITGYYTKMKKLWEELSSLNVKTQCNCTCSCGAKESVHKAEQDRRLIQFLMGLNEAYTAVRGSILMMNPLPSLTQAFSLLVQDERQREIKPGNQLSIASTSLNAGVSRFRGYNANNDTGSKSNYDGGGGFRTNYSPQAGQSSHRNRVVCDFCKKAGHIKEKCYKLHGYPQNNQNYQNERNQRNNNNSDWKSKKVVHAQGPSANMLSTGDDDMRKEKPQLNTSKDQLQLSISKDQYEQLVNLV from the coding sequence ATGACTATCAATACCAATTCCAATGTTACTACTACCAACATTCCTCGAATTGATTCATCCAGTCCATTATACATGCATCCATCTGATAATCCGGGTGCAATGCTTGTATCAAATCTGTTTGATGGAGTTGGTTACAGATCTTGGAGAAGAGGTGTACTGCGTTCGTTATCAGTAAAGAACAAACTTGGATTTATTAATGGCGAGTGTGAAAAACCAGCCAGCAGTTCCCCAAATTTTCGTCTATGGGAAAGGTGTGACAATATGGTCACATCCTGGATTTTGAACTCTTTAGGCAAGGAGATTGCTGATAGTGTTGAATATGTGAATGATGCAGCTGAACTCTGGAGGGAGTTGGAAGATAGATATGATCAAACCAATGGTGTGAAGctatatcaaattcaaaaggAAATCAATGATATGTCACAGGGAGTTTCTGATATTACTGGTTACtatacaaaaatgaagaaattgtgGGAAGAGTTGAGtagtttaaatgtgaaaacacaGTGTAATTGTACTTGTAGTTGTGGTGCAAAGGAGAGTGTACACAAAGCAGAACAGGACAGGAGACTTATACAATTTTTAATGGGGTTAAATGAAGCATATACTGCAGTACGAGGCAGTATTTTGATGATGAATCCATTACCCTCCTTGACACAAGCTTTTTCACTGCTTGTCCAAGATGAAAGACAAAGAGAAATTAAACCTGGCAATCAGTTAAGCATTGCCTCCACATCTCTTAATGCTGGCGTTTCAAGATTTAGGggatataatgcaaataatgaTACTGGTTCTAAATCAAATTATGATGGTGGAGGTGGTTTTAGAACAAATTATTCACCACAGGCTGGTCAATCTTCTCACAGAAACAGAGTTGTATGTGATTTCTGTAAGAAAGCAGGCCACATCAAAGAAAAGTGCTACAAGCTTCATGGTTACCCCCAAAACAATCAGAACTATCAGAATGAAAGGAACCAAAGGAATAACAACAACTCTGATTGGAAAAGTAAGAAAGTAGTACATGCTCAAGGACCTTCTGCAAACATGCTGTCTACTGgagatgatgatatgagaaagGAAAAACCACAGCTAAACACTTCTAAAGACCAGCTACAACTGAGCATTTCTAAGGATCAGTATGAACAATTGGTGAACCTTGTATAA